The following are encoded together in the Fibrobacter sp. UWB13 genome:
- the miaA gene encoding tRNA (adenosine(37)-N6)-dimethylallyltransferase MiaA, protein MPILFALVGATGVGKSRLSLELAERFNAEIIGVDSRQIYKGFAIGTAQPSHADLARVKHHLVDFLDPRKVFSAGDFCANVKSLMAGNPNQNYILVGGTGLYLQSLMLGLPQIPKIDESVRKSFEDDAAKFGSKTLYEKAKLADPEAMEKVELNNVQRIIRILEVFQLTGRKLSDWQKEREGGIGALPVFWLNRSRENLYARIDARVDQMMADGWLDEIHELAKTVPLDAPAWQGLGYKELLCANDGNQVEWILEDVKRKTRNYAKRQLTWFRWQVKSTELDLDTCENPLEYIQNRVVIP, encoded by the coding sequence ATGCCTATTCTATTTGCACTTGTTGGAGCTACCGGTGTTGGCAAGTCTCGCCTTTCACTGGAACTGGCGGAACGTTTTAATGCCGAAATCATCGGCGTAGATTCCCGTCAGATATACAAGGGCTTTGCTATTGGAACGGCTCAGCCGTCTCATGCTGACTTGGCTAGGGTTAAGCACCACTTGGTGGATTTTCTGGATCCGCGCAAGGTGTTTTCGGCGGGCGACTTTTGCGCAAATGTGAAAAGTCTAATGGCTGGTAATCCGAACCAAAACTATATCTTGGTGGGCGGTACTGGACTTTATCTTCAATCCCTGATGCTTGGACTTCCGCAGATACCCAAAATCGATGAATCTGTGCGTAAGTCTTTTGAAGACGATGCTGCTAAGTTTGGGAGTAAGACTTTATACGAAAAAGCAAAGCTGGCGGACCCCGAAGCGATGGAAAAAGTTGAACTGAACAACGTTCAACGCATTATCCGCATATTGGAAGTATTCCAACTGACGGGGCGCAAGCTCTCGGATTGGCAAAAGGAACGAGAAGGCGGGATAGGGGCGTTGCCTGTGTTCTGGCTGAACCGCAGTCGCGAAAATCTCTATGCTCGAATTGATGCTCGTGTGGACCAGATGATGGCGGATGGCTGGCTTGACGAAATCCATGAACTTGCCAAAACAGTTCCGTTAGATGCTCCAGCTTGGCAGGGGCTTGGCTATAAAGAACTTTTGTGTGCAAATGACGGCAATCAAGTCGAATGGATTCTCGAAGATGTCAAGCGAAAAACACGAAATTATGCCAAAAGGCAATTGACGTGGTTCCGTTGGCAGGTTAAATCGACGGAATTGGACTTGGATACCTGTGAGAACCCTTTGGAATATATTCAAAATAGAGTGGTTATCCCCTAA
- a CDS encoding divergent polysaccharide deacetylase family protein, producing the protein MIKLKHIVALFFALGIFAGLSYYLNNQDRAFQILEKLEESANVHEDEETLVENDTLPFEQRLKDEIKVISSSYSKRSKRDVWTLARGKTIVVYLLQAQKFVQKRGGKILLMEEITENPNAYQSAKVDMLTPKGDSLHLILQISDNIFMNNASLMNVAFQAINSTNLTPEIIAKLNNLDYPFDLLIPPFGLNEEFYKSLDKIHNKEIVLWLVMESTKLDKRHNKLRPLRIHHTAEQIEEIINAAKKNLPSATGIATRYGEQAVKHKQLMQAILKPTKRQNLWFMDLSMEDRTVVPQTCKDLNITCKIAFPYNPDNSSIEDYVHQKLREAPKSGTSVMIIPLTEQNLSKIEDISKKAAKQGTTLVDLSTLFNSK; encoded by the coding sequence ATGATAAAACTTAAACACATTGTCGCTCTTTTTTTCGCATTGGGGATTTTCGCCGGTTTGTCATATTACCTAAACAACCAGGATAGGGCATTCCAGATTCTCGAAAAGCTCGAAGAATCCGCAAACGTGCATGAAGACGAAGAAACTCTTGTCGAAAACGACACCTTACCTTTCGAACAGAGATTGAAAGATGAGATTAAAGTCATCTCGTCTAGTTACTCGAAACGCAGCAAACGTGATGTCTGGACTCTCGCCCGTGGAAAGACGATTGTCGTGTACCTTCTGCAAGCGCAAAAATTTGTACAAAAGCGTGGCGGAAAAATTCTTTTGATGGAAGAAATCACCGAGAACCCGAACGCCTACCAATCTGCAAAGGTAGACATGTTGACACCCAAAGGCGATTCCCTCCACTTGATTCTCCAAATATCGGACAATATCTTTATGAACAACGCATCGCTTATGAACGTTGCGTTTCAAGCTATAAACTCAACAAACTTAACACCTGAAATCATCGCCAAGCTAAACAATCTCGATTATCCATTTGATTTGTTGATCCCCCCATTTGGTCTAAACGAAGAGTTCTACAAAAGTTTAGACAAAATCCACAACAAAGAAATCGTCTTGTGGCTTGTCATGGAATCGACCAAACTAGACAAGCGTCATAACAAGTTACGCCCTCTCCGCATCCATCATACAGCAGAGCAAATCGAAGAGATTATCAACGCCGCAAAAAAGAATCTTCCAAGCGCCACCGGTATCGCAACACGTTATGGCGAACAGGCGGTCAAACACAAACAACTTATGCAGGCGATTCTAAAGCCGACAAAAAGGCAGAACTTGTGGTTTATGGACTTATCGATGGAAGACAGAACCGTCGTTCCACAAACCTGCAAAGACCTCAATATCACATGTAAAATTGCATTCCCTTACAATCCGGACAACAGCTCTATCGAGGACTACGTCCACCAGAAACTCAGGGAAGCGCCCAAAAGCGGAACATCTGTAATGATCATCCCGCTGACAGAACAAAATTTGTCTAAAATTGAGGATATTTCCAAGAAAGCAGCCAAGCAAGGAACTACCCTCGTAGACCTTTCAACTTTATTCAATTCTAAATAG
- a CDS encoding pyridoxine 5'-phosphate synthase — translation MSIKLGVNVDHIATIREARKGKEPDPVAAAMIAELAGCNGITAHLREDKRHIQDRDIRLLRGTVTTKLNLEMAPTQAMVQFAINRQPDMVTLVPEVHTELSTEDGLNVSAKIDELAKCIMTLRNNDIQVSVFIDAETEQVKAAKKVGANYVEFNTGKYATAFELGSREEVDREISALQDMTVLAHKYGLNVLAGRGLNYRNVEAVAQIDGIDEIIIGHSIVSRAALVGMERAVKEMIEAIRS, via the coding sequence ATGTCTATCAAACTCGGTGTAAACGTGGACCATATTGCAACAATCCGTGAAGCCCGTAAAGGCAAGGAACCTGACCCGGTTGCAGCAGCCATGATTGCAGAACTCGCCGGTTGCAATGGGATTACAGCACATCTCCGTGAAGACAAGCGCCACATCCAGGACCGCGACATCAGGCTCCTCCGCGGAACAGTGACCACTAAGTTGAATTTGGAAATGGCACCGACACAGGCAATGGTGCAGTTCGCCATCAACCGCCAACCTGACATGGTAACGCTCGTGCCGGAAGTCCACACGGAACTTTCCACCGAAGACGGTTTGAACGTTTCTGCAAAGATTGATGAACTTGCAAAGTGCATCATGACGCTTAGAAACAACGATATCCAGGTGAGCGTGTTCATCGATGCCGAAACGGAACAGGTCAAGGCAGCCAAGAAGGTCGGCGCAAACTATGTGGAATTCAACACCGGCAAATACGCAACAGCATTTGAACTCGGCAGCCGCGAAGAAGTCGACCGTGAAATTTCTGCACTGCAGGATATGACGGTTCTCGCCCACAAGTATGGCTTAAACGTACTCGCCGGTCGTGGACTCAACTACAGAAACGTAGAAGCGGTTGCACAGATTGACGGCATTGACGAAATCATCATCGGTCACAGCATCGTGAGCCGCGCCGCACTCGTTGGCATGGAACGCGCTGTAAAAGAAATGATCGAAGCAATCAGAAGTTAG
- the truA gene encoding tRNA pseudouridine(38-40) synthase TruA, producing the protein MRYRFRCEYLGSAFYGWQEQNCGGKLRFVTVQSTLEEALSTALRAPIRVVGAGRTDTGVHARGQCVHFDFDGELDPQKVVRSVNGLTKRLIRIRDLEPCAPDFNARYDAVLRYYQYTIFTRPVALMRDFGWECGSLNLDIDAMGREAQSFLGEHDFIDFCIPRNDGKSTLCTLSEFRLERLNDWSCMFHIKGNRFLHRQVRAMVGTLFDIGRGRYPEGTVNQIFEKKFKGERTWAPPQGLVLENVEYRDY; encoded by the coding sequence ATGCGTTACCGCTTTCGTTGCGAATATTTAGGCAGCGCCTTTTACGGCTGGCAAGAACAAAATTGTGGCGGCAAGCTCCGCTTTGTAACTGTGCAGTCAACGCTCGAAGAGGCGTTGTCTACGGCGTTACGTGCGCCCATCCGCGTGGTGGGGGCGGGTCGAACGGATACGGGGGTTCATGCCCGCGGCCAGTGTGTCCACTTTGATTTTGATGGTGAACTAGACCCGCAGAAGGTTGTCCGTTCTGTGAACGGACTTACCAAACGCTTGATTCGCATTCGCGATTTAGAGCCTTGTGCACCGGACTTCAATGCCCGCTATGATGCTGTTTTACGTTATTACCAGTACACGATATTTACGCGCCCGGTGGCGCTGATGCGTGACTTTGGCTGGGAGTGCGGTTCGCTGAATCTGGATATCGATGCGATGGGTCGCGAGGCTCAGTCATTCCTTGGCGAACACGACTTTATTGATTTTTGCATCCCGCGTAATGATGGAAAATCGACGCTTTGCACGTTGAGCGAATTCCGCCTGGAACGCTTGAATGACTGGAGCTGTATGTTCCACATCAAAGGGAACCGCTTCTTGCACCGCCAGGTACGTGCGATGGTCGGGACGCTTTTTGATATTGGTCGAGGCCGTTATCCTGAAGGAACGGTCAACCAGATTTTCGAGAAAAAGTTCAAAGGCGAACGCACGTGGGCGCCCCCGCAGGGGCTTGTCCTCGAAAACGTGGAATATAGGGATTATTGA
- a CDS encoding ATP-dependent endonuclease, with the protein MQPQALRLSRITISNLRSIQRETFPLSDFTALIGYNNAGKTNILMGIRWLLANFSLDISYFDDPNHPVEAEGLFEGITEQVLNRLGEEKAAEVEPFLSGTTLRVKKVQRIPGELPGNIEFWAFCPPNGKRKGKDWVRVNDKFTAAFNRMFPESIAIWDFEGNQAYTKLMHEIFKPLERRFGGELSQVIEQFTELLSPGSDCQAEEIKAFDKEVNSALRPLFPSVRVELDIPVPTLETFLKSATIKVVDEDDGFERDISRMGAGSQRAIQMALVRYLAEIKKHHNNHYLSRKLLLIDSPELFLHPQAVELVRVALKNLSNEGYQVVFATHSAQMVTSEDVSTSLLIRKNRERGTFMRKRMEDAVRQVVKDAPSQLQMLFSLSNSNELLFADYVLLTEGKTEWRVLPALFERITGQSFALIKCALVRQGGVSNTRKSMQVLSAMDIPVRAIVDLDYAFTTATRDGFLSANDPDITECRNLFRELACHNHLRLVNGLPVNKHSNISASTAYAMMASMPEAERPIRNIHNKLCEQGIWVWTRGAIEEHLGLNGKNEMVWRNFIERSKSKNFVQTLPDYDGIEALCQWIINGSRGQI; encoded by the coding sequence ATGCAACCACAAGCACTTAGATTGTCCCGCATTACGATTTCGAATCTCCGCTCTATCCAGCGCGAGACTTTTCCGCTTAGTGATTTTACCGCCCTTATCGGCTACAACAACGCCGGAAAAACGAATATCTTGATGGGAATCCGCTGGTTGCTTGCCAATTTCTCGCTGGACATCTCGTATTTTGATGACCCGAACCACCCCGTAGAAGCGGAAGGGCTTTTTGAGGGCATAACCGAGCAGGTTTTGAACCGTCTTGGAGAAGAAAAAGCAGCCGAAGTAGAGCCGTTCCTCTCGGGAACAACGCTCCGCGTCAAGAAAGTGCAGCGAATCCCGGGTGAACTCCCCGGCAATATTGAATTTTGGGCATTCTGCCCGCCAAACGGCAAGCGCAAAGGCAAAGACTGGGTACGCGTCAATGACAAGTTTACCGCAGCCTTTAATCGCATGTTCCCGGAATCCATCGCTATTTGGGATTTTGAGGGGAACCAAGCCTACACCAAGCTCATGCACGAGATTTTCAAGCCACTGGAACGCAGGTTTGGTGGCGAATTGAGCCAGGTCATCGAGCAATTTACGGAACTGCTCTCCCCCGGAAGCGACTGCCAGGCCGAAGAAATCAAGGCTTTCGATAAAGAAGTCAACTCGGCACTCCGTCCGCTTTTCCCAAGTGTTCGCGTGGAGCTCGACATTCCCGTGCCGACTCTCGAGACATTCCTCAAAAGCGCAACGATTAAAGTCGTTGATGAAGATGATGGTTTTGAACGCGATATTTCGCGCATGGGTGCCGGTTCGCAACGAGCCATCCAGATGGCGCTTGTCCGCTACCTTGCTGAAATCAAGAAGCACCATAACAATCATTACCTGAGCCGCAAACTTTTATTGATTGATTCGCCGGAACTTTTTTTGCACCCGCAAGCAGTTGAGCTCGTGCGCGTGGCTTTGAAGAACCTTTCGAACGAAGGCTATCAAGTCGTCTTTGCAACGCATTCCGCACAGATGGTCACAAGCGAAGACGTGAGCACGTCTCTCTTGATTCGCAAGAACAGAGAACGCGGCACATTCATGCGCAAGCGAATGGAAGATGCCGTTCGCCAAGTCGTGAAAGATGCACCGAGCCAGCTGCAAATGCTGTTTAGTTTGTCTAACAGCAATGAACTTTTGTTTGCCGACTACGTGCTGCTCACCGAAGGTAAAACGGAATGGCGTGTGCTACCCGCCCTTTTCGAGCGCATTACCGGGCAATCTTTTGCACTTATTAAATGTGCGCTCGTGCGTCAAGGCGGCGTAAGCAACACCCGCAAGAGTATGCAGGTTTTGAGCGCCATGGACATTCCCGTGCGCGCCATTGTCGATTTGGACTACGCATTTACCACAGCAACACGCGACGGATTTTTAAGCGCCAATGACCCGGACATTACAGAATGCCGCAACTTGTTCCGCGAACTCGCTTGCCACAACCATTTGCGTTTGGTAAACGGTCTCCCTGTCAACAAGCACAGCAATATCAGCGCTTCTACAGCGTACGCGATGATGGCATCTATGCCAGAAGCCGAACGCCCCATCCGCAACATTCACAACAAACTCTGCGAGCAAGGCATTTGGGTCTGGACGAGAGGCGCAATTGAAGAACACCTCGGACTGAACGGCAAAAACGAAATGGTGTGGCGCAATTTTATTGAACGCAGCAAGTCCAAGAACTTTGTACAGACGCTCCCCGACTACGATGGCATTGAAGCCTTGTGCCAATGGATTATCAACGGGAGCCGCGGGCAGATTTAA
- a CDS encoding NADP-dependent isocitrate dehydrogenase → MNTKIYYTLTDESPFLATQSLLPIVSAFAKTADIDVETKNISLPGRILAAFADTLPAGTTFAGKPVTDDLAFLGKLTLEPDANIIKLPNISASVPQLKAAIAELQKNGYALPDYPDAPANDEEKAIRARYDKVKGSAVNPVLRQGNSDRRAPNAVKNYARNNPHSNGVWNESVKTYVASMQADDFYGNEKSITMAEADSFKIEFVDEAGAVTELRAAKPLLKGEIIDATVMRMASLEKFIANAMAEAKAKGLLFSVHLKATMMKVSDPVLFGAFVRVFFKDVFAKYADLFKELGIDANNGLGDLFKRLEGNAKEAEVKAAIDAALAAGPDLAMVDSAKGVTNLHVPSDVIIDASMPAMIRNSGCMWNKEGKLQEVVACIPDRCYAGIYDETIEFCKQNGAFDPKTMGTVPNVGLMAQGAEEYGSHDKTFVAKGKGVIRAVNGKGEVLLQQNVEAGDIFRMCQAKDAPVRDWVKLAVTRARLSNTPAIFWLDPERAHDREIQKKVEAYLPEHDLNGLDIKIMSPRKAIVETMKRAKAGLDTIGVTGNVMRDYLTDLFPILEVGTSAKMLSIVPLMAGGGLYETGAGGSAPKQVQQFLAENYLRWDSLGEYFALVPAFEQVALKDGNKKAKVLADTLDAANGKILEFNRTPARKIGELDNRGSHFYLALYWAQALAAQKDDAELAGKFAPIAAALSAKESEIVAALAAEQGKPADIGGYYVPKAELLKKWMRPVEAFNAIIDNI, encoded by the coding sequence ATGAATACTAAAATCTATTACACCCTTACGGACGAGTCGCCGTTCTTGGCGACTCAGTCTTTGCTTCCTATCGTATCTGCTTTCGCAAAGACCGCAGATATCGATGTCGAAACCAAGAACATCTCCTTACCAGGCCGCATTCTTGCCGCTTTCGCGGACACGCTCCCGGCAGGTACGACGTTTGCTGGTAAGCCGGTGACGGATGACCTCGCATTCCTCGGCAAGCTCACGCTTGAACCGGATGCAAACATCATCAAGCTCCCGAACATTTCTGCTTCCGTGCCGCAGCTCAAGGCCGCTATTGCCGAACTCCAGAAGAACGGCTACGCACTCCCGGACTATCCGGATGCTCCTGCCAACGACGAAGAAAAAGCTATCCGCGCTCGCTACGACAAAGTGAAGGGCTCCGCTGTGAACCCGGTGCTTCGTCAGGGCAACTCCGACCGCCGCGCTCCTAACGCTGTCAAGAACTATGCCCGCAATAATCCGCATAGCAACGGCGTGTGGAACGAATCTGTGAAGACTTATGTCGCGAGCATGCAGGCCGATGACTTCTACGGCAACGAAAAGTCCATCACGATGGCCGAAGCCGATTCCTTCAAGATTGAGTTTGTCGATGAAGCTGGTGCTGTGACGGAACTCCGTGCCGCAAAGCCGCTCCTCAAGGGCGAAATCATTGATGCGACCGTCATGCGCATGGCGTCTCTCGAAAAGTTCATTGCCAATGCAATGGCCGAAGCCAAGGCCAAGGGCCTCCTCTTCTCCGTGCACCTCAAGGCCACGATGATGAAGGTCTCTGACCCGGTGCTGTTCGGTGCATTTGTCCGCGTGTTCTTCAAGGATGTGTTCGCGAAGTACGCCGACCTCTTCAAGGAACTCGGAATCGACGCCAACAACGGTCTCGGTGACTTGTTCAAGCGCCTCGAAGGAAATGCCAAGGAAGCCGAAGTCAAGGCTGCCATCGACGCCGCACTCGCCGCAGGCCCGGATCTCGCTATGGTCGATTCTGCCAAGGGCGTTACGAATTTGCATGTGCCGAGCGACGTGATTATCGACGCTTCTATGCCGGCTATGATTCGCAATTCCGGCTGCATGTGGAACAAGGAAGGCAAGTTGCAAGAAGTTGTCGCCTGCATCCCGGACCGCTGCTATGCTGGTATCTACGACGAAACGATTGAATTCTGCAAGCAGAACGGCGCATTCGACCCGAAGACGATGGGTACAGTGCCGAACGTGGGCCTCATGGCTCAGGGTGCCGAAGAATACGGCAGCCACGACAAGACATTTGTCGCTAAGGGCAAGGGCGTTATCCGCGCTGTGAACGGCAAGGGCGAAGTTCTCTTGCAACAGAATGTGGAAGCTGGTGATATTTTCCGCATGTGCCAGGCCAAGGACGCTCCTGTGCGTGACTGGGTGAAACTCGCCGTGACGCGCGCTCGCCTCAGCAACACGCCGGCGATTTTCTGGCTCGATCCGGAACGTGCTCACGACCGTGAAATCCAGAAGAAGGTCGAAGCTTACTTGCCGGAACATGACCTCAACGGTCTCGACATCAAGATTATGAGCCCGCGCAAGGCTATCGTCGAAACGATGAAGCGTGCCAAGGCTGGCCTCGATACCATCGGTGTGACGGGTAACGTGATGCGTGACTACCTCACGGACCTCTTCCCGATTCTTGAAGTCGGTACTTCTGCAAAGATGCTCTCCATCGTGCCGCTTATGGCTGGTGGTGGCCTTTATGAAACGGGTGCAGGTGGATCTGCTCCGAAGCAGGTGCAACAGTTCCTCGCCGAAAACTACCTCCGCTGGGATTCTCTCGGTGAATACTTCGCACTCGTGCCTGCATTCGAACAGGTCGCGCTGAAGGACGGCAACAAGAAGGCTAAGGTCTTGGCCGATACGCTCGATGCTGCCAACGGCAAGATTCTCGAATTCAACCGCACGCCGGCTCGTAAAATCGGTGAACTCGACAACCGTGGTTCCCACTTCTACCTCGCTCTCTACTGGGCTCAGGCTCTCGCCGCCCAGAAGGACGATGCAGAACTCGCCGGCAAGTTCGCTCCGATCGCTGCTGCTCTCTCCGCGAAGGAATCTGAGATTGTCGCCGCACTCGCTGCTGAACAGGGTAAGCCTGCCGATATCGGTGGTTACTATGTCCCGAAGGCAGAACTTCTCAAGAAGTGGATGCGCCCCGTCGAAGCGTTCAACGCGATTATCGACAACATCTAG